A region from the Paludicola sp. MB14-C6 genome encodes:
- a CDS encoding histidine triad nucleotide-binding protein produces the protein MDCIFCKIANGEIPSNKVYEDETVLAFHDITPQAPVHVLVIPKQHISSMADITAENSAVVAHISEVIASLAKELGLENGFRVITNSGEDGAQSVKHLHFHVLGGKKLTEKMA, from the coding sequence TGGAGAAATCCCTAGCAATAAAGTATACGAGGATGAAACAGTATTGGCGTTTCACGATATTACTCCACAAGCACCTGTTCATGTGTTGGTCATTCCAAAACAGCATATCAGTAGTATGGCAGATATTACTGCTGAAAACAGTGCTGTTGTGGCGCATATCAGTGAAGTAATTGCAAGTTTGGCAAAAGAGTTAGGCTTGGAAAATGGATTTCGTGTGATTACGAATTCCGGAGAAGACGGAGCGCAATCAGTTAAGCATTTGCATTTTCATGTATTAGGCGGAAAGAAACTAACTGAAAAAATGGCATAA